The Thiothrix subterranea genome has a segment encoding these proteins:
- the ilvD gene encoding dihydroxy-acid dehydratase — protein MPVYRSRTSTGGRNMAGARALWRATGMTDADFQKPIIAIANSFTQFVPGHVHLKDMGQLVAREIEAAGGVAKEFNTIAVDDGIAMGHGGMLYSLPSRELIADAVEYMVNAHCADALVCISNCDKITPGMLNAALRLNIPTIFVSGGPMESGKAVIGGKLVKLDLVDAMVSAANSAESDENVETMERSACPTCGSCSGMFTANSMNCLTEALGLSLPGNGSTLATHSDRKRLFLEAGRIIVGLAKRYYEQDDASVLPRSIATMEAFENAMCLDIAMGGSTNTILHLLAAAEEAGVNFTMNDIDRLSRKVPQLCKVAPSTQLYHMEDVHRAGGVFGILGELDRAGLLHREVGTVHATNMAEALSLWDVRLTDDAKRHEFFRAGPGNVPTQVAFSQSKRWDTLDIDRENGCIRDKAHAYSLEGGLAVLFGNIALDGCVVKTAGVDDSILKFSGPARLFESQDDAVAGILGDKIVAGDIVLIRYEGPRGGPGMQEMLYPTSYIKSKGLGKACALITDGRFSGGTSGLSIGHVSPEAAEGGAIGLVEEGDMIDIDIPNRTINVRISDEVLATRRAAMDAQGKVGWKPVNRERYVSAALKAYAAMTTSASRGAVRDVTQLEK, from the coding sequence ATGCCCGTTTACCGTTCCCGCACCTCTACTGGCGGTCGCAATATGGCTGGCGCACGCGCTTTGTGGCGTGCGACCGGCATGACCGATGCGGATTTCCAGAAACCCATCATCGCGATTGCCAATTCCTTCACCCAATTTGTCCCCGGGCATGTCCACCTCAAAGACATGGGGCAATTGGTGGCACGGGAAATCGAAGCCGCTGGCGGTGTTGCGAAAGAATTCAACACCATTGCGGTGGATGACGGCATTGCGATGGGGCATGGCGGGATGTTGTATTCGCTGCCCTCGCGCGAGCTGATTGCCGATGCGGTGGAATATATGGTTAACGCGCATTGCGCCGACGCGCTGGTGTGCATTTCCAACTGCGACAAAATCACGCCGGGGATGTTGAATGCCGCGCTGCGCTTGAACATTCCCACCATTTTCGTTTCCGGCGGGCCGATGGAATCTGGCAAAGCGGTCATTGGCGGCAAGCTGGTGAAATTGGATTTGGTGGATGCGATGGTTTCCGCCGCCAACAGTGCCGAAAGCGACGAAAATGTGGAAACGATGGAACGTTCCGCCTGCCCTACCTGCGGTTCGTGTTCCGGCATGTTTACTGCCAACTCGATGAACTGCTTGACCGAAGCACTGGGCTTGAGCTTGCCGGGGAACGGTTCGACGCTGGCGACGCATTCCGACCGCAAGCGTTTGTTCCTTGAAGCCGGGCGCATCATTGTCGGTTTGGCAAAACGGTACTACGAACAAGACGATGCATCCGTGTTGCCGCGCTCGATTGCGACCATGGAAGCGTTTGAAAACGCAATGTGTTTGGACATTGCCATGGGTGGCTCGACCAATACCATCCTGCACTTGCTGGCTGCGGCGGAAGAGGCGGGTGTCAATTTCACCATGAACGACATCGACCGTTTGAGCCGCAAAGTGCCGCAATTGTGCAAAGTTGCACCTTCCACCCAGCTTTACCACATGGAAGACGTACACCGTGCGGGCGGGGTATTCGGCATTCTCGGCGAACTCGACCGCGCTGGCTTATTGCACCGCGAAGTCGGCACAGTTCACGCAACGAATATGGCGGAAGCCTTGTCATTGTGGGATGTGCGCCTGACCGACGATGCCAAACGCCATGAATTTTTCCGCGCAGGCCCTGGCAATGTGCCGACACAAGTGGCGTTTAGCCAAAGCAAACGCTGGGACACCTTGGATATTGACCGCGAAAACGGCTGCATTCGGGACAAAGCGCACGCTTACAGCCTTGAGGGTGGCTTGGCGGTATTGTTCGGTAATATCGCGCTGGATGGTTGTGTGGTCAAAACCGCTGGAGTGGATGACAGCATCCTCAAATTCTCTGGCCCTGCGCGACTTTTTGAATCGCAAGATGACGCGGTGGCAGGCATTCTCGGCGATAAAATCGTCGCGGGCGACATCGTATTGATTCGCTATGAAGGCCCACGCGGTGGCCCCGGAATGCAGGAAATGCTTTACCCCACCTCGTACATCAAGTCAAAAGGCTTGGGCAAGGCATGTGCACTGATCACTGACGGGCGTTTTTCCGGCGGCACATCGGGCTTGTCCATCGGTCACGTTTCCCCCGAAGCGGCGGAAGGCGGCGCGATTGGTTTGGTGGAAGAAGGCGATATGATCGACATCGACATCCCCAACCGTACCATCAATGTGCGCATCAGTGATGAAGTGCTGGCAACCCGACGTGCGGCGATGGATGCACAAGGCAAA
- a CDS encoding RyR domain-containing protein — MPSATNKNTANWLARWYFNQYPPHVWADQHGQRQVHLVFAGFSPLVEALLCQYAKISPYKDFAPPVFTLLDQNAEAHRQALIARYPVFANGRTGAEQVITGLYALKCDTDCHLEAVQLVDIPVTAVLCCAADADWNARCAINLREALPQDVPYYVYQAHAGAAVLPAGLIPFGMEEQVHDQVQIAAVERNARAVHEAYRQTLLLTDPEAVATSESLKPWEELAETYREANRRAGDHFAVKLASLGYVPEPGKPLVLDENFRLDEPPARRELLSRLEHRSWRYERLLNGWRYAKVRDNERKLHPSLVLWEALSASERDKDVNQMETVRRVLS, encoded by the coding sequence ATGCCAAGCGCTACAAACAAAAACACCGCAAACTGGCTGGCACGCTGGTATTTCAATCAATATCCACCCCATGTTTGGGCAGACCAGCACGGGCAACGGCAAGTGCATTTGGTGTTTGCCGGTTTCAGCCCTTTGGTCGAAGCCTTGCTGTGCCAATACGCCAAAATTTCACCCTACAAAGATTTTGCCCCGCCCGTTTTTACACTGCTTGATCAGAATGCGGAAGCGCACCGCCAAGCCTTGATCGCCCGTTACCCGGTGTTTGCGAATGGCAGAACCGGCGCAGAACAAGTGATCACTGGATTGTATGCGCTGAAATGCGACACCGATTGCCATCTGGAAGCCGTGCAATTGGTCGACATACCCGTGACTGCGGTGTTGTGTTGCGCTGCCGATGCTGATTGGAATGCCCGTTGCGCGATCAATCTGCGTGAAGCACTACCGCAAGATGTGCCGTATTACGTTTACCAAGCACATGCCGGTGCAGCGGTGTTACCTGCTGGATTAATTCCCTTCGGTATGGAAGAACAAGTACACGATCAAGTACAAATTGCAGCCGTCGAGCGCAATGCGCGTGCCGTACACGAAGCTTACCGGCAAACCTTGTTGTTGACGGATCCTGAAGCGGTGGCCACATCAGAAAGCCTGAAGCCATGGGAAGAATTGGCGGAAACTTATCGCGAAGCCAACCGCCGCGCCGGTGATCATTTTGCGGTAAAGCTCGCAAGTCTTGGGTATGTCCCCGAACCGGGCAAACCGTTGGTATTGGATGAAAACTTTCGGTTGGATGAACCACCCGCCCGGCGGGAGTTGTTGAGCCGTTTAGAACACCGTTCGTGGCGTTACGAACGGCTGCTGAATGGCTGGCGCTATGCAAAAGTGCGTGATAATGAACGAAAGCTACACCCATCCCTCGTATTGTGGGAAGCATTGTCGGCAAGTGAACGCGATAAAGATGTGAATCAGATG